In a genomic window of Penaeus vannamei isolate JL-2024 chromosome 10, ASM4276789v1, whole genome shotgun sequence:
- the LOC113813889 gene encoding probable glutamate receptor yields MVIHLTLFLYMVLASLCDGLLPASLPRSGEEKMLPVLHEVVGTVLDAQCSIFIVTNGNTTATTISKFLRRNASPRGVGVFEVPGSDYSPRTTGGKELQEVIQTARKLRESSWCVNVVVLSDDPAFLASFAESSLRGRLLVWATRLLVVTRLPLQELRQLYQALSLTNSALLVLGQDLLFASVYVQLPYRPSSGQLQKVASWSSRGGLVLQQQVFPDKFSRFPEGASLTVAAEEYIPHVEVVESPGPPFSFIGPMANLLDILAKSMNFTYSFQRPPDGAWGGRLPDGSYNGMVGMVSRKEVDLGLGPFGMSTVRAAVVDFTKPILIDYARILGGKGRAEIDPWGFLLPLTPEVWAGLAALGLLVILTVALLSYLSGQRLPGRGSRNLYFAVVRTLLIQDAKVPKGRRWERVLLAGWMIVTLVTVKSYAGNLMSLLAVRHIPQPYQSVRDVLDDASCTMIWEANTAYVQFVESVSSGTFHEVSKAGEAGRILYKKSTQYQDAIDSFVRSRPYVLILEDLTHKVLMGQDFSNTGRCDFYTSRELFLPFIFAMIGQKNHPLVPALNKRITAITEAGLYTHWVEATIPNSTTCARPPSKITVTSSLSLANLWGMFALLLGGQVLGMLMLALEISIHWLSC; encoded by the exons ATGGTGATACATCTTACACTGTTTTTGTATATGGTGTTGGCTTCACTCTGCGACGGTCTCCTTCCTGCGTCCTTGCCACGTTCAG GTGAGGAAAAAATGTTACCAGTTCTCCATGAGGTTGTAGGCACTGTGTTGGACGCCCAGTGCTCCATCTTCATCGTTACCAATGGCAACACAACCGCAACTACGATAAGCAAA TTTCTTCGACGGAACGCTTCTCCTCGGGGCGTGGGTGTCTTTGAGGTGCCAGGAAGTGATTATTCTCCCAGGACTACGGGTGGTAAAGAACTACAAGAGGTGATCCAGACAGCCCGGAAG cTCCGTGAGTCGTCCTGGTGCGTGAACGTGGTCGTCCTGAGCGACGACCCCGCCTTCCTGGCCTCCTTCGCCGAGTCGTCGCTCCGGGGCCGCCTCCTGGTGTGGGCCACGAGGCTCCTGGTCGTCACCCGCCTGCCCCTTCAGGAGCTCCGTCAGCTGTACCAGGCGCTCTCCTTGACGAATTCCGCGCTCTTGGTCCTCGGTCAGGACCTGCTCTTCGCGAG cgTCTACGTGCAGCTGCCCTACAGGCCTTCGAGCGGGCAGCTGCAGAAGGTCGCGTCTTGGTCTTCTCGGGGCGGCCTTGTCCTTCAGCAGCAGGTTTTCCCCGACAAATTTTCAAG GTTCCCCGAAGGAGCTTCTCTCACCGTGGCGGCGGAGGAATACATCCCGCACGTGGAAGTCGTTGAGAGTCCAGGACCACCTTTCTCCTTCATAGGACCCATGGCCAATCTGCTTGATATTTTGGCCAAGTCCATGAATTTCAC GTACAGTTTCCAGCGCCCTCCCGACGGTGCCTGGGGAGGGAGGCTGCCAGACGGTTCCTACAACGGCATGGTGGGAATGGTGTCCAGGAAG GAGGTGGACCTCGGTCTGGGGCCCTTCGGCATGAGCACCGTCCGCGCCGCCGTCGTAGACTTCACCAAACCGATCCTGATAGACTACGCGAGAATCTTGGGCGGCAAAGGGCGCGCTGAGATCGATCCCTGGGGCTTCCTGCTGCCCCTGACGCCCGAAGTGTGGGCGGGGTTGGCGGCGCTGGGGCTTCTGGTCATCTTGACGGTGGCCCTCCTCTCTTACCTGTCGGGGCAGCGCCTACCTGGCCGGGGCTCCAGGAACTTGTACTTCGCTGTCGTGCGGACGTTGCTGATACAAG ACGCGAAGGTGCCTAAGGGGCGGCGGTGGGAGCGCGTGCTGCTCGCCGGCTGGATGATCGTGACGCTGGTGACGGTGAAGAGCTACGCGGGGAACCTCATGTCCCTACTGGCGGTGCGTCACATCCCGCAGCCGTACCAGTCGGTCAGGGACGTCCTCGACGACGCCTCCTGCACCATGATCTGGGAGGCGAACACGGCTTATGTGCAGTTCGTGGAG AGCGTGTCTTCCGGGACTTTCCACGAAGTCTCCAAGGCCGGGGAGGCTGGCCGCATCCTCTACAAGAAAAGCACGCAGTACCAGGACGCTATCGACTCCTTCGTCAGATCGCGTCCTTACGTCCTTATCCTGGAGGACCTCACGCACAAAGTCCTCATGGGGCAGGACTTCTCGAATACCG GTCGGTGTGATTTCTACACTTCCCGCGAGctgttccttcctttcatcttcgcCATGATCGGACAGAAGAACCACCCTCTCGTCCCTGCTCTTAACAAGAG AATCACGGCGATCACTGAGGCGGGTCTGTACACCCACTGGGTTGAGGCGACCATCCCCAACTCCACCACGTGCGCCAGACCTCCTTCTAAGATCACGGTTACTTCCAGTCTCTCCTTGGCCAACCTATGG GGTATGTTTGCTCTTCTATTAGGCGGACAAGTGCTGGGGATGCTCATGCTGGCGCTGGAGATAAGCATACACTGGCTGTCATGTTAA